The following coding sequences lie in one Arachis hypogaea cultivar Tifrunner chromosome 4, arahy.Tifrunner.gnm2.J5K5, whole genome shotgun sequence genomic window:
- the LOC112794981 gene encoding wall-associated receptor kinase-like 20 — protein sequence MSRSRRSSSNSSSESNFKIVEILDKKCKGHEKGTRCKARQIKKMAMAAVAASLGGIITIAVVIGALLYKKQIEMKKKAKKTLNKKKKEILTSAKATPLSSRIFTGREIRKATNNFAEENLIGSGGFGEVFKGTFDDGSITAIKRAKLGSTKGIDQIQNEVRVLCQVNHRSLVRLLGCCLELKHPLLIYEYVSNGTLFDYLHRLPLVGVGERQPLKWHTRLKIAHQTAEGLSYLHSAAVPPIYHRDVKSSNILLDDKFDAKVSDFGLSRLVELAEENKSHIFTSAQGTLGYLDPEYYRNFQLTDKSDVYSFGVVLMELLTAQRAIDFNREEENVNLAMYAKKKIVEDRLMEVLDPLLKDGSSNVELETMKSLSYLAASCLDDQRQKRPSMKEVSDEIEYLINVVKGQGFKSKL from the exons ATGTCAAGGTCTAGGAGGTCAAGCTCAAACTCAAGTTCAGAGTCAAATTTCAA aattgttgaAATTTTAGATAAAAAGTGCAAAGGACATGAAAAGGGCACCCGCTGCAAAGCTCGACAGATAAAGAAAATGGCCATGGCTG CTGTGGCTGCTTCCTTAGGTGGAATAATCACCATTGCAGTAGTAATTGGAGCCCTTTTATACAAGAAGCAAATTGAAATGaagaaaaaagcaaagaaaaccttgaacaaaaagaagaaagaaatactcACAAGTGCCAAAGCAACTCCATTGTCATCAAGGATCTTCACGGGCAGAGAGATCAGGAAAGCAACCAACAACTTCGCCGAAGAAAACCTCATCGGCTCTGGTGGCTTCGGCGAAGTGTTCAAAGGCACCTTTGATGACGGATCCATAACTGCCATCAAGCGTGCCAAGCTTGGAAGCACAAAAGGCATTGATCAAATCCAAAATGAAGTTAGGGTACTCTGCCAAGTTAACCACAGAAGCCTAGTGAGACTCCTTGGTTGTTGCTTGGAGCTAAAGCACCCTTTACTAATTTATGAGTATGTTTCTAATGGGACACTCTTTGATTACCTCCATCGTCTCCCTTTGGTCGGAGTAGGCGAAAGGCAACCACTTAAATGGCACACAAGACTAAAAATCGCACACCAAACAGCGGAAGGACTTTCATATCTTCACTCTGCCGCCGTGCCCCCAATCTACCACCGAGATGTAAAATCTAGCAATATTCTTCTTGATGACAAGTTTGATGCCAAGGTTTCTGATTTCGGCTTGTCTAGGCTTGTTGAATTAGCTGAAGAAAACAAGAGTCATATCTTTACGAGTGCGCAGGGGACTCTTGGATACCTTGATCCGGAATACTACCGAAACTTTCAACTGACCGATAAGAGTGATGTTTATAGCTTTGGAGTTGTGTTAATGGAGCTACTCACTGCTCAGAGGGCTATTGACTTTAACAGGGAGGAAGAGAATGTGAACTTGGCAATGTATGCTAAGAAGAAAATAGTTGAGGACAGGCTTATGGAGGTTCTTGATCCGTTGCTTAAAGATGGATCTAGCAATGTGGAACTCGAAACTATGAAATCTTTGAGTTATCTTGCAGCTTCATGCTTGGATGATCAGAGGCAAAAAAGGCCTTCTATGAAAGAGGTTTCTGATGAGATTGAATACCTTATTAATGTTGTTAAGGGTCAAGGTTTCAAATCCAAACTATAG